In Erigeron canadensis isolate Cc75 chromosome 8, C_canadensis_v1, whole genome shotgun sequence, the DNA window TTGAATAGTTAGATGCTTTCTTGCTACTTATATCGTACTTTCTTGTTTTGCAGCTTCTTGGTTCATTTGAATCTACTGGAGCGCATGCTATTGCTATGATGGATCTACGTCAGCGGATCCTTCCTCCTAGTTACCTCTCAGAGAATCCCAGAGAAGCCGGATTTTGTCTTTGGTTGCTTCATCCTGAGCCATCATTACGCCCAACGACTAGGTATGCATTATAATATGTTGCACACAGCCCCCCTGCCCGCCCTTCTTTTtgttctctcccttctctcttctctctttaGAAGTTGCTAAAATACTTTTGACCTAACATACATGATGGATCCTTTAATAGGGATATCTTACAGTCTGACCTTGTAAGTGGAATACAACAATCATCTATGAAAGAATTGCCATCATCCATTGATCAAAAGGATGTCGAATCAGATTTAATGTTGCATTTCCTTGTATCTGTAAAAGAACAAAAGCAGAAAGGTGCCACAAAATTAGCTGAAGATATTAAATGCTTAGAAGCTGACATTTCAGAGATTGAGATGAGAAGGCCAAATACAACATTAACATATCAAGAAAACCATCATACTTTGGGGGGGAAACTAAAGTCATCTACATTTCCCAGTCCTGGTGGATCCCGGCTGATAAACAATCTAAAGCATCTTGAACAAGCTTACTTGTCTGTGAGATCCAGCATAGGAATTCCTGACAATGATATAAAGGCACCTGAGGAACTCGAAGTGTTAAAAAGTCGGGAAAACAATTCGGGTATGAAAAAGATCGAAACAGAAAACAAGCCATTAGATCGCTTGGGGGTCTTCTTTAATGGCCTGTGCAAATATGCTCGTTATAGTAAGTTTGAAGTACGAGGTATTTTAAGGAATGGTGATTTTAGTAGTATGGGAAATGTTGTATGTTCGCTTGGTTTTGATCGTGACGAGGATTATTTTGCTACTGCTGGTGTGTCGAAGAAGATAAAAGTATATGATTTTCAAGCTCTCCTGGATGACTCGGTTGACATACATTATCCAGCTGTTGAGATGTCAAATAAATCAAAGCTTAGTTGCATTTGTTGGAATAGCTACATCAGGAACTATCTGGCTTCAACAGATTATGACGGTGTGGTCAAGGTTAGTCAACATAAGTACCATAAATATGAAGTAGAGAACATATTAACATATTAGTAAGTAGAGAACATATTAGTAAATCGCATATGTGGTtttataaaaatggtaaatCTCCTACATATACGCCACTGAGAGTTGCTAGAAATGTTAATATGTGCTTTCTTTGGCTTGATAAGCAGCTGTCAGCGCTTATTGCATCTGAATATCTTTTAGTTGTTATTAATGAAGTGCCATGAAAATGTCAACAAATAACTAACCGCATAGTTTAGGACAAGGGTGTGACTTTTGGTCAAAGGTTTTGAGAGCTTTGCAGTGAGCCAATGACAAATGAAGACGAGGATCTTGTGAACATGAATCAATGAATCATAGTCAtcagtttttttggtttttttttttgttttcgttttgCAATGATGAAAAACTTGCAGATCTGTAAACTAAAAATTTAGATGAGTTTAAAAATGTAGCATATAAATTATCGAGGGACATTCAAACACTGTAACTGTTGCAATTTATATAGGCCAAAAGGATTAAAAGATATTTTCTTCTCTACTCTGTAAATATCAAAGTAGGTGTTTTACTTAAAAGAGATAACCGGTCCCTTCCTCTTTATGTTTTCAATCCAAGTTTACTGTTTTTGCTGGTTAAGCACGATTAATTGATTTACGAAAGATTGGTAACATTGATATTGgtatacaagttttttttatatatattccttGTTGCGAATCATTTTAGATGATATGATTGGGAGTGAAATCCTAGTGCTAAACTATGTATTAGGTCAAATATTGCATCTATTTAGACTAATTCTTCAACCAAAAAAGGTAGAATATGATAGAACATGTCAATTACTCTAGATATCCTTAATCTCTAATTCAATAAAGTATAAAGATCTAAACCCTTGAAGCTTATTTGACGCAAATATTGGCACTTCATGTGTACTTTCTTCGTAAAGGGATGAAAACATGTACACATAGACTGCTGAAACAATTTCTCACTGACTGCTTAACATTTCTTGCGTAATTTTGTGGATGCAGATATGGGATGCAGGAACTGGCGAAACAATGTCTCATCTTATTGAGCATGAAAGAAGGGCGTGGTCTGTTGACTTTTCTCGGGTGGATCCTATGAAGTTAGCCAGCGGAAGTGATGATTGCTCTGTAAAACTCTGGAGTATCAATGAGGCATGCCCTGTCTTCCCTCTAATTAAATTTGCCTTCTGTGCCACCTTCCTTTCTTTTTTCTACTTGCACTTCCCTTTTGTCCAATTTATTTTACTCCCTATTCCTCTAGTGATCTTTCTATTCTAAGGCAAGAACTTTCTAGATAAGTTTCTCAAATTATAAACGGATAGTTCTTTTATATGCAGAAGAAGAGCTTGACGACCATAAAAAGCGTCGCAAATGTCTGCTGTGTCCAGTTCTCTCCTTACTCCTCTCATCTGTTGTCTTTTGGGTCAGCTGATTATAGAACATACTGCTATGATCTTCGGAACGTTTCCACCCCCTTGTGTACATTGGCTGGCCATGACAGAGCTGTTAGCTATGTCAAATTCTTGGATTCCGGGACTCTTGTTTCCGCATCTACAGACAATACGCTAAAACTTTGGGACCTGAATAAAGCCAATCTTGGTTGCTTATCCACCAGCAGttgtgttttaacttttaaaggCCATACTAATGAGAAGGTATATTACTCTATTTAGTGCGCATAAATTACATTCACCCCAATATTATTCTTCTGGATTTAGTGTTTGCTATTATTGAATAACCTCAAAGCTTTTGTCTTTCAGAATTTTGTTGGTTTATCTGTTTCTGATGGATACATTGCATGTGGTTCAGAAACTAATGAGGTATGCCCTGTTTATCTATATTGTGGTGGTTTGACAGAATCaaacaactaaaagaaaaaacaaaggcATTAATCATGCTTCTGTGCAGGTGTTTGCTTATTATAGAGCTTTGCCTATGCCTATCACTTCCCACAAGTTTGGGTCTATTGATCCTATTTCGGGGAAAGAAACTGAAAATGATAGCAATCAGTTTGTATCAAGTGTCTGCTGGAGACAAAAATCAGACATGCTGGTTGCCGCCAACTCCACTGGATGTCTGAAATTGTTGCAGATGGTTTAACTGAGGTTCTAAGATCTCCAAATGTTgagtttgattttctttttaaggaTTGGTTATTCACATTGACGTAGTGGTAGCTTGTACATCTCAAAAATCTTTAGTTTGACCTCAAACAACGCGAGGTAGATAATTTCAAATTTGTTGAACATGTCAGTTATAATTTGTACAGTTCCCGATTGAGGCTAATTTCATTATACGATACTACTTTCATATTGACAATTAGCGTTAGCTATATACGAGGGTGTCCTGGGCTTCACCCTCCTTGCATGACTGAAATTGCAAATTAGCAATATTGCCGCTTCCCCATCTCTTAGTCTTGTAGTTAGCAAGGGCAAAATAAGTAAATGATCCTTGGCAAAAGGTTTGTGTATGTAAGCATTGTAACAATGATGCAGAATGATCTGGCCATAAACAATGCCGCATCACCATTTTGAAAGTCCACTCAGGTTCAACCCAGATGGCAAAGGAGTCCTCTTTGTTTGTGCCACAAGCATGTGCTCAGTTGGCAGGCAAACCGCTTGGTAATGGCTTTTCCGTAGTTGCTAGTTTGCTTGTATATCTTTTTTCTTGTATACTGTAATTTACACATTAGAGAAACACAAAGATAAGGTAATCATGTTTCCATTTTCTTGTTTTACACAGATTTGGGATCTAGCAAGATCTGTACTCTGTTTGACATTTTTTTCCCAGCTGCTATATTCCTTGAATGGAATTCAG includes these proteins:
- the LOC122611219 gene encoding protein SPA1-RELATED 2-like, with translation MEEFTDNKAVIVEDIRSKRLPRKGNRLLTKRGESNLLEMQEMVIPSDVNIKGNGMDGKNVDRVDTLEHACASPRCVDDSGVMVEELTVRNYSSGNLDTGGSSVTDKMHNAHYNFQHFYQRPEGGIVDIWEDPGSNFFPELLKNKQQSENQDEPMDHSRHDEKQPALLSPSGIRTRIISESGFSRYFVKSTLKGKGVICNGPARDGLVHLHGQNHPKAALIGLNAANSSKEMTTEPWPSVSNAHDGLTLREWLKSGQNKVDKSKTMYIFKQILDLVDISHSQGEALQALRPSCFKLMPSNQVTYLGSPSQKELVGNIAGKEFSYLDNDVNKKRELEHNLFLGTSQTTKRRKSGDTGNSFRKWPQFAMRSSFKYGTAHDIGAGCPQDSGYGFNGESIPKRDNSYTIQGMSQMVSNIRCDRLEEQWYASPEDPKERCSTLSSNIYSLGVLLFELLGSFESTGAHAIAMMDLRQRILPPSYLSENPREAGFCLWLLHPEPSLRPTTRDILQSDLVSGIQQSSMKELPSSIDQKDVESDLMLHFLVSVKEQKQKGATKLAEDIKCLEADISEIEMRRPNTTLTYQENHHTLGGKLKSSTFPSPGGSRLINNLKHLEQAYLSVRSSIGIPDNDIKAPEELEVLKSRENNSGMKKIETENKPLDRLGVFFNGLCKYARYSKFEVRGILRNGDFSSMGNVVCSLGFDRDEDYFATAGVSKKIKVYDFQALLDDSVDIHYPAVEMSNKSKLSCICWNSYIRNYLASTDYDGVVKIWDAGTGETMSHLIEHERRAWSVDFSRVDPMKLASGSDDCSVKLWSINEKKSLTTIKSVANVCCVQFSPYSSHLLSFGSADYRTYCYDLRNVSTPLCTLAGHDRAVSYVKFLDSGTLVSASTDNTLKLWDLNKANLGCLSTSSCVLTFKGHTNEKNFVGLSVSDGYIACGSETNEVFAYYRALPMPITSHKFGSIDPISGKETENDSNQFVSSVCWRQKSDMLVAANSTGCLKLLQMV